The genomic interval AACTAACATTACAGCATTGTAATGAGTATTTTAAAACCACTTATTTGTGTGATCACAATTTTTTATAAGGTGTAGCTTTTTACAAATGCTGATTTGTTTTCGTTTTTAAACGACCGTCTACATTACTTGTTTTACATTACTGAAAGCAGAAAAGCGGGTTCTCTGCACCAAAACCAGACATACTAGTCCTTATAGTTCTTATAATTGATATTGAAAAATACTGAGTTAAATCAAAACAGCAATATCGGTATATTGCATTCCGATTTGCATATTACAATGTCaacattcaaaaaaatatatatataatgccaTTAACGACTTGGTATCGTAATCGCAATGTGTATTGtggaatacattttatttttcaatatatcaaagagaatatacaatacaaaatacagtTGTATAGTGTCCAAGTATATGTCAAATTTCGGAgttttcattgaaacaaaattgAATTATCCCCTTGATATaagtttaagttaaaataaatggTTAAAGAACGAAATCACGTgtcactctctctctctccgtTTACAGGTTCACTGCATTCTCCTTGCACTTGTCAACCAGTTTGCCGCCCAGCCTGCAGCAGGGAACGGCGCAAACTTACGTGGCAAAATGCCTTCCGCAGTAGCTGCCCCGAACGGCGCAAACTTACGTGGCAAAATGCCTTCCGCAGTAGCTGCCCCGAACGTCGCAGAACAAAGTTTAAGTAACAACGGTGTCGCCGGTATTATTACGGCGGAAAATAATGGCACGCCCAAACCAAGTAGTATCAAGGAGAATGACATCATTAGTACGGCGGAAAATAAAAGCACGCCCAAACCAAGTAGTACCAATGAGAACGACATCATTAGTACGGCGGCAAAAAAAATCACGCCCAAACCAAGTAGTTCCATGAAGAACGACATCATTAGTACGGCGGAAAAAAATAACACGCCCAAACCAAGTAGTAACAAAAAGGTCGACAATATTATTACCGAAACAAATAATAGATGGCCTAAACCAAGTAGTAACAAAGATGACGACAATATTAAAACAGGGAAAAATAGAAGCAGGCCTAAGCCAAATTCCAAAGAGACCGATTCCGAAACCAAATCCAAGGAAAACAGATGCAGGTCCAAACAATGTTCACAGCAGACCGATTCCGATACTAAATCTGATGAATACAATAGCAGGTCCAAATCAAGTTCCCTTGGTACTGATTCCGATGACCCGAAGTATAAAATCGTCATAAACATTCAGGATATTGCGGAGAAAGGCGGTAGTAGTTCTAAATCAAGCTCTCAGGACACCGAATCCGACAAGGAAACGCTAAAGTCATCACCAAGTAGAGATGGATGTATGTATAACTAGGCCCAATTATGTcttttttagaaataatttcaattcatattttgcatattggTGAAAATTAATACAGGGAAATCCGAAGAACACTCACGAGTTGGGGATCGAACGCGAGACCTATTGAACGCTAGGAGGACACCGTATCCGATGCTCAGCTGCGACCATAACAACTTATAATAATTCAAGTTTACATCACTATGCGTTATAATTATCTCTGTATTACTCTGATTTATTCTTATTTTAAGGTCCTAGAAACTGTGCGGATGGAGAGTCGTGAGGCAAAAATGGACATTGCGCCCTAGCCAGAAAGTGCTATATGTTTGACACTCTGATGATTAAAAAATATTGCACATGTCGTAAGCGTTTATAATCAATGTATACATATACAGCAATACAAACTCAATTTATTTAGGAATCGCTTTTCCTTAAGATAAACAACAGAAACCGATACTTCTTTGACGGCGTTGACCACTAAAAACGTTTTGTTTATAATACCGGTAACGAAAGTGACgaacttttttatttgcacaTATTTTAATGAACTAAGTTATCGACCATACGACTAAAAGATCTTTGGATAAGAAAgtgtttaacataattataaagtttATGTATACACCTAAAGAACATACAAGagacattaaatgtatttatttattattgctttACTAACGTTGAATACCAGAAACTGATACCATTGTAACAGCAATGACCGCTCATAACTATTGGTTTATAATACCGGAAGCGCAATTGAAATACCTTAATATTCGCTGGACTGTTGATTAAATTAGCTAATCGATAAAACAACAATAAGGCATTGTTTTAAGGAAGGTCATTCCAATGACAGATACAAAAAACAATTTGTATGCATCAGTTGCCTCTAACTGAAATGCCAGCGAGGACCACATAATTACAAAAGACAAGATCACTTGACACTgcaatattaatattgaaatcaatatTAAAGGCTGAAAGCTGAAAAGCTAATACACACAAAACATCTATGTTCCCTTATTTCAAATAGCCATCATGTCGACAACATAACAGTAGACCGTATTATATGAGTAATTCTACGGATCTATAtgacacaaaacaaaaacatgtactcAGAAGGTGCGCACAACGCCGGTCTATTTTATGCACCGATGGAGGTTTCATTCAAATACTAAAAGTCCATAAATTATGATAGCCTGAATACATCGTTTAATATGTATCAGCTTAGTTTGTAACGACAAATAAGTCCTTTGTTCCAAAGTCTGGCTCTTTTCGTAATAAGATAATCACTTTCCCTCTTTCTTATTCAAGTTACTAATTAAGGGATATCGTTTTTACGCGCTATATTCtgattgtatatatttgtatgaaaTTAATCAAATGCTAAAAACGTCCTATTGaacaatgatttattttttatgccTCAGTTCCGTTTGGCGGGAAATGCTCCGAGGGCGGTGTCcgcaatagactgatcccggaaaagcacgagtttagaaaaacccactaatcaccccggtacaaacaacgcttgtccattaaatcaaccaatgatagcttactttaaataataacggttgatacggagtgtgattttgaaaggattataaatgggtcatgtttatttgtaccagcagattagtgggtttttccaaaaagttgcttttccgggatacatatattcaAAAATGCATCTTAAAACGTTATGCTGACATCTTTGCACGTGCTCTAgatattgtaaacaacatttgatACTGACAATCtcaaaagtaaatgtttatttaaccaAATTTATAAGAATTTCACAGTATTTGTACGTCAGAGCATACACGTTAAAATCTGCGTAAATCGTCATTTTAatataatgatattaaaataatatatacattcgACCGAATCTAACATGTCCTTTATTGTGCTAAAAATAAGGTGCctcaaaaaataacatttatataaagacCGTACCAATAACAGAGATGACGAACAGTCTGCCTAAGCCTTTCTGCTTAAACACTGTATATACATATtaacatacattattttatttgaactgtATGTGGCAATCTAGTTTTTACTACGTGGGCCTGTAAACATCATAATGTATGTACTCATCAGTGCCCCAGCTAGGCTTAAACGGAAGGGAGCCGCGACCTACCCTTCCGAAGATCCACCCTGCCTTTCCGAGCCCCCTACTgcccttttatttttatttattaagacATATTATAAGATAGTAATCGTGTATTACATTGCCATTTATTAATTACTCATTGTAGACATTGTATTaacatggtttaataataatcgAAACAATATATTCTATCAATTACAAGTGcattaacaatataaaaataaatatcaaacaggGAGCATTCCGGATACGACCGCGCTTTCGAAAGTGCCCGTTTGACAAAATACTGCTCGCTTGAAAGTGCCATTTTTGACGAAAAAAAGtccccctgccctttttaaatcctagcttgAGCACTGACTGACacaaattataaaattgtacaaattcTCTGTTTATCAATTGTTTAGTTTGCTGTCACCATGTTTTATTACAACAATGTATTAACATTTGATTTATTCTACTATCTTCTGATAAAACGTCAGCATAGCAATACTGGTATTGGTACTATCTATGTTCTTCAGAAATTATACTCCCTTACATATGTTCATATTAATTCCAATCGATACTGTTTTGTCCGATTTCAGATCGAACGTAATACTTTAATCGAccaaaaaatattgcaataagccttaggcttttttcTTTTATATAACATAGAGCAATAACATAATCCCGGACAACAGCAATCAAAGTTCTCGGTGGCGGTAACGCTATTGAGACACAGATCCCACCCTATTTAGTTTTCAAGGGTGCGATAATGAATGAACATTGCTGCAGGGTGCTTCTTCTGGATCAGAAGCGATTATGTCAAAGACAAACTGGTCTTATCCAAACGTCTTTTTGAATATTTGCAATCACAATTTAAATACACTCTGGTTTGTGAATGAGGTTTTtacttttcattatttttttcaaaatttctaAAATATCTATCAACAGCTCGTTCGTTGGTAGTTTCTGCCCTATATTTGACTTACCGCCTTGGTTTTATGAATCGAAGCTGTGGCCACTGGCTGCCTTAAACCATTTAACGGACAATGGTGGACCAGAAGCTTACTGGATTTACACGGCATTTTACCCTATCACGAAGGGTGTTATCTGGTACACAATACTGTCTAGTAACAGCTTACATAGGCATTCCCGTTTCTGTATCAAGCTTATTAGCATGTGTGAGTGCTGATGGAGAGTATgtcttatgtgtttttttaattcttttcgtTGGGATTTCCTGaaatatttaaggaaaaattaaagTAACACATTCAGGATAGTATTAAATAAGTTGCAACATTAAGTAGTATGCAGCGTTTTACTTAGTTCAGAAAAAGATTTTTCACGTGATTTGACCATGATCACGTGTCTTATTGCTGCAGACGAAAAGTGTATATTGGCAAGCatagttgagttcaaaagtaagACCATGTTTTACAGGTTTTCACATTAAAATCATCATATATGAAAAATTGCATTaagaaaaaaaagagttttacttgttttatgtttaattacTTAGTTAACCTGTTTTGACGCATTTTCGGAGGTTGACAGCTACGCGCAAGTCGTCGTAAACAATGCGTAGGTACACCACTGAGCGTATATTGACCCGTCCGTGGGTACAGACAAAAACGATGAAGTAATGCGCGTGCGCGCATGCGCATGAAATATGAACAAATAAAGGGTTCGAAAAGAGGCGAGGTTCGAAAAGATGTACAAAATGTACCTTTACGATAATATATGTAGCAATGTATTGAAAAGTCAGATGGAGCCAATTTAACGCCCAACATGAGTAATTTTATAATGGCATACCTTTTCTAATGCAATCTTTTTATAATCCCACTTGAAAACATGACTCCTTAAGACATTAATGGGCGAAAGACGGACTCACCGCCTGTCGTTTGCGGTAAGATGTTGCCCAGAGCATAACGTTGTTGCAGCATTGGTGGATTTTTAAATACTAGACGGGAATAATCAGCATCGATTATTCTTTAACAGTCAGTGGAATTCCTGACCAGACTATGCGACGTTtcctttttcctttttaaaaagaGAGTTCCCCACAATAACTCGTTCCAGTCTTAACATACAAAAGTAAATTACCACCCATCAGGGTAATCTGTTGCACGAGCATGGAACAACAACTCTGTGTTGATATTGACAAAAGGGCGCATAATTGGTCATggtatgagccgcgttctgagaaaactgggcttaatgcatgtgcgtaaagtgtcgtcccagattagtctgtgcagtccgcacaggctaatcagggacgacactttccgcttttatgatatttttagtttcggaagtccctctttaccgaaaatcaagtttaggcggaaagtgtcgtccctgattagcctgtgcggactgtacaggctaatctgggacgacacttcacgcacatgcgttaagcccagttttctcagaacacgactcgtataaTAACGCATACATCCATATTAATCGGCATTACGAAATGCCTTAGGATTACGAGATCTTATACCTTTAGTTCTATGGAAAACAATCCACTATGGAAATTATAAATCTAGTTATATTGACAAGCATGTAAGAAGTTTATAAAATGCTTATACCAATCATAATTTCTATGGAGGGTAACTTTTAATACGTATTTAGATAATATCGTTAGGACAGTTATTTCATATACAAATAATCAATGCTACTTTTACCATTTGGTGATTTTCGGTACTGGATGGTAAAATTGCGGGAAGatgtaaatgaataaatgagAACGACCAACTGGCGTGGATAACCGGCATTTCATACACATCCGGTCGGTTTCCCCATACCAGGTCTCAGTAGTTTAAAACTGAGGGCACAGGTGAATAAACACATCATTTGTGTTGTATCGGTTATTCTAGGTTGTTATCAAATGAGATTAAGATGTGTCAATGGTATGAGGAATGTTGCGCGACTGGATGATTTGGGGATCAATTTCGGGCTTTAACGAGATTAATGTCATGATTTTTCATTAAAGTATATAAAAAATAGAATATTCTTACAcatatgtgttattatatttaCCATCGGAAATCAACTCGTAAAGTATATGTGTGATTATAttgaaaaacaagatgtgtttgtgaaacactatgtccccctatatatttgaccttgaaggatgacattgaccttgacttttcaccattcaaaatgtgcagcgctatgagatacacatgcatgcaaaatatcaagttgctctcttcaatattgcaaatgttatagccaatgttaaagtttgacgcaaacaaacaaacaaacaaacaaacaaacagacgatgcaaaagcaatatgtcccgcggtatagactgggggacatcaAAATCTTTATTCAGAATAACAtggatttgttaaataatttaaatactacCGATAACGCTTCAGACAGCTACAATTTATTTGAAGAAACATTACGATATGGTAGTGGCAGGTACAAACTACAGTAACAATGCGGGATTTCCGTCATATCAGTTTTAGGCGCCTTTAAAGGCGAATGTATTAGAAAATGGAATACACGAACATTTACGAGTAAACGGCAATGAATTTTTCCCGTATGTATGTTGTGAAACAGTGCCTTTTATTTATAGCTCTATTGAAAGACATAACACTGCcgtttatgaatttattttccatatttgaaaaaaatgcacaatAGCGGGCTAAACATAAAAAGACAAAGATACACAATCTGTTGGGATTGTAATTCATTTGTATTGAGGAAAATTATATCGTAACAtatataacaaacacatttattatagAAATTCGGTATTCATAGCGTCACAGCCTTGGCTCATcgatgcattatttatttatttattataaattatcatcgaaacaacaacaataaaacatggAATGCATGTCAAATTCCTTCCACTTGACCAAAACAGATAAAACAATTTCGCGGACACTCGTAAAATGAAGAGGTATTTAGAGGCCCGCG from Dreissena polymorpha isolate Duluth1 chromosome 1, UMN_Dpol_1.0, whole genome shotgun sequence carries:
- the LOC127831508 gene encoding mucin-1-like, which produces MRLLIVHCILLALVNQFAAQPAAGNGANLRGKMPSAVAAPNGANLRGKMPSAVAAPNVAEQSLSNNGVAGIITAENNGTPKPSSIKENDIISTAENKSTPKPSSTNENDIISTAAKKITPKPSSSMKNDIISTAEKNNTPKPSSNKKVDNIITETNNRWPKPSSNKDDDNIKTGKNRSRPKPNSKETDSETKSKENRCRSKQCSQQTDSDTKSDEYNSRSKSSSLGTDSDDPKYKIVINIQDIAEKGGSSSKSSSQDTESDKETLKSSPSRDGCPRNCADGES